In Peptostreptococcus equinus, the DNA window ATTATAGCTTATGTTTTAGTAATAATTATGTTTTTGTCAACTGCATATTATAATCTAGATACATACACATTGGCTATAAAAGATTCTAAATCTTATTATCAAAAATATAATGCGAGAGAGATATTGATTAGAGATAGCAAAAATAGTGGAAATATTAATAATGTACAAATACCACCTATTTATACGGCTAATGAATATAATGCAGCCTATGAGATGAATGATTGTAGTGCAAATCCAAAATATTACTTAAATGTTGCACTATCAAAATACTATAGAGTAAACTCAATAGTTCTAAGATAAAATTCATATATATTAATATAAATGAGGTGATATTATGTCAAAGAAAAATATAAAAACAAACGCAATGAGATTATTGGAAAGTGAAAATATAGATTATAATTTTTATACATATAGTGTGGAGAAAGAACATGTGGATGGTGTAACAGCAGCTAAAGCAATCGGTAAAGATCCTAAAAGCGTATTTAAGACTTTAGTAACTCAGGCAAATAGTAAAGAATATTATGTATTCGTAATTCCTGTTGGAGAAAATCTTGACCTAAAAAAAGCTGCAAAAGTAAGTAAAGAAAAAAAGGTTGAGATGATTCATGTAAAAGATATAACTAAAGTTACAGGATATATTAGAGGAGGTTGTTCTCCATTAGCTATGAAGAAAGTTTATAAAACTTTTATAGACAAAAGTGCCAAAGATCAGGATAAGATAATTGTTAGCGCTGGAAAAATTGGATACCAAATAGAGCTATCAGCTGAAAAACTTATTAAAATTTTGGACGCATCTTTTGAAGAATTAACAATATAGATGGAGGTTTTATGAGAATAATTAATTCTTTAGAAATAGAAGAACAGGTGAAAAAAATGTGTATTGATGGATGTATTAATTTGGATGAAAGCGTAATTAATTCATTCAAGGAGAATAGAGATAAAGAAGAAAGTGAAGTTGCAAAAAACATTTTAGGTGTTTTAATAGATAATGCAAAAATAGCAAAAGAAAATCAAATCCCACTATGCCAAGATACTGGTATGGCTGTATTTTTTGTAAAAATGGGTCAGGACATTCATATAGAAGGAGATACAATCACTGATGCAATAAATAAGGGTGTATCAAGGGCATATGTGGATGGTTATCTAAGAAAATCAGTAGTAAGTCCTATACAAAGAATAAATACAAAAGATAATACACCAGCCATTATTCACTATGAAATGGTAAAAGGCAATAAACTAGAAATAGAATATGCAGCCAAAGGATTTGGGAGTGAAAATATGAGTCAGATGAAGATGTTAAAACCATCTGATGGAATAGAAGGGATAAAAGAATTTATTCTAAAAGTTGTAAAAGAAGCTGGACCTAATCCGTGTCCACCTATTATTGTAGGCGTAGGAATCGGAGGAACTGTGGACAAATGTGCACAAATATCAAAAAAATCCTTATTCAGAGAAATAGGGGAGCATAATGAAAATCAGTTTATAAAAGATTTGGAAATTGAAATGTTGGAGAAGGTCAATGAGATAGGGATAGGTCCACAGGGTCTAGGTGGCAAGACTACTGCATTAGCTGTAAATATTGAAACTTTTCCGACTCATATAGCAGGTCTACCTGTAGTAGTCAATATAAATTGTCATTCATCAAGGCATAAAAAAGTAATATTATAAGGGGATTATAATGATAAACTTAAGATTACCATTAAGCGAAGAAGAAGTAAGAAAATTAAAAGCAGGAGATATAGTAAGTATTAGCGGTACTCTTTATACAGCAAGAGATGCAGCACATAAAAAAATGTGTCAGGCTATTGTAGATAAAAAGGAATTACCATTTGATCTAGATGGGAAGGCTATATATTATGTTGGTCCATCACCTACAAAACCAAACTCAGTTATAGGATCGGCTGGACCGACTACAAGTTATAGAATGGATGATTTGACTATACCTCTTTTGAAAAGAGGATTGAGGATTATGATAGGAAAAGGTAAAAGGGGACAAAAGGTTATTGATGCAATGAAAGAGTATGGATCTGCCTATTTAGTTGCTATAGGCGGAGCAGGGGCTTATATTTCAAACTCAATTAAAAAATGTCAGATAATTGCATATGATGAATTGGGCGCTGAAGCTGTAAGAAAGCTAGAAGTGGAAAATATGATTTTGACAGTTTGTATAGATTCTAATGGCAATAATTTATATGATATTTCATGCAAATAAATAAATTTTAGACTCTAGGGATGGAAAATTTATCTAATATAAGATAAAATTATTAAATATAAAGTAATTTATGAAAGTGGTGATAATAATGAATTATGGAGAAAAATCCCTAAAAATGCATGAGCAAAATAAGGGGAAAGTAAGTATAAAAAGCAAGGTAGAGGTTACAAATAAAGAAGATTTATCTATTGCTTACACACCAGGTGTAGCTGAGCCTTGTCTACAAATAAATAAGAGAAAAGATGATGTATATAAATATACATGCAAGGGCAATATGGTTGCAGTAGTGAGTGATGGATCTGCAGTATTAGGATTAGGAAACATAGGTCCAGAGGCTGCACTACCAGTAATGGAAGGTAAGGCCATATTATTCAAAGAATTTGCAGGAGTTGACGCTTTTCCAATTTGCCTAGCAACTCAAGATGTAAATGAGATAATAAATTCTGTAAAAATGATTGAACCGGTATTTGGAGGTATAAATCTTGAAGATATATCAGCGCCAAGGTGCTTTGAAATAGAAGAAAAATTGAAAGAAGAATTAGATATACCAGTATTTCATGATGATCAACACGGAACAGCCATTATAGTTAGTGCAGGTATAATAAATGCTGCAAAGCTTGCAGAAAAGAAGCTAGAAGATCTCGAAATAGTAATAAATGGACCAGGTTCCGCTGGTATAGCAATATGTAAAATGCTTTTAAGTTTAAATGTAAAGAATATATTACTATGTGATAGAAAAGGTATATTAAATCTTAAAAGTGAAAATTTAAATAAAGTTCAAAAAGAAATGCTTAAATATACTAATAAGAATAATGAAAGTGGAACACTAGCAGATGCACTAAAGGGGAAGGATGTATTTATAGGTGTATCAAAACCTAAAATGTTGACGGGAGAAATGGTAAAGACAATGGCAGATAAATCTATTATTTTTGCTATGGCTAATCCAGACCCTGAAATTTTACCTGAAGAAGCTAGAGAAGCAGGAGCATTTATAGTAGGTACAGGAAGAAGTGATTTTCCTAACCAAGTAAACAATGTGTTGGCTTTTCCTGGTATATTTAAAGGTGCATTAGAGTGTGGTGCAAGACAGATTAACGAGGAGATGAAATTGGCAGCGGCGTATGCAATAGCAAATTTTGTAGATAATGCAAAGTTAAACCGAGAATATATTCTTCCTCTAGCTTTTGAAGAAGGTATTTCAAAAGCAGTAGCAGAAGCAGTCAAAAAAGCAGCAAAAGATACAAATGTATGTAGGTGGTAGAGGTGTAAATTGGTTAATTTTGGTAGAGCAAATAAATTAAAAGTTCTTAGAGAAAAAGAATATGGTCTATTTTTAGATGGACAAACAGGAAATACAAATGATGATATATTTTTGCATAAAAAAAATATTATTAGTAAGGATATTAAAATTGGAGATGAAATAGAGGTATTTGTATATAGAGATTCACAAAAAAGATTAGTTGCTAGTGAGAAAATGCCATTAGCGTGTGAAGATGAGGTCGCTATTTTAAGAGTGTGTGATAATACAGATATAGGGTGTTTTATTGATATTGGTCTGGAAAGAGATGTACTAGTACCATTTAGAGAAAAGAAATATCCAGTTTTTATAGACCAATATTATCCATTTTATGTATATATAGATAAAACGGGTAGACTGGCTGCTACTACAGATGTGGAGCCACATTTATCATTAGATAGTAATCTGCAACAAGGTGATATTTGTAGTGGATATGTAATAGGCTTCCAAACAAATGGAACAGCTCTTATTTGTATTGAGGGTGCTTACTTAGGTATAATTTTAAAAGAGGAATATTACACAAGGATAAAAGAAGGAGACAAGTTAGAAAATCTAAGGGTTATAAAAATATACGAAGATGGAAGAGTTGGGCTAACTACTAGATCTGAGAGAAGATATGAAATAGATAACCTAGAAAAGAGAATAATTTCTTATTTAGAAGGAAATGATGGTTTTATGAGGTTTAATGACAAATCAGATCCTGAAGAATTGAGGATAGTATTTAATACAAGTAAAAAAAATTTTAAAAGAACACTTGGCACTATGATGAAAAATAAATTAATTGTTCAAGATGAAGAAGGAACAAGATTAATATAATTATTAATCAAATAAATAAATTTAAGGATAAAATAATGGCGAATAAAGATAAAATTTATGAAATTTATAAAGAATATATATTTAGATATAGAGAGAAGAGAGCACTAGATAAGGAGTTTTCTAACACTAGGATTGCTTCTATTGACTTTATAAGAGGTATATTGGTGATATTTTCATTAATTATAATAAACCAAGGACTTGAAAATAATATTTCAAATACTTTTAAAATTTCACAATGGAATGGAATTACTTTTGCTGATTTAATAGTTCCTATGTTGCTGATTACAATGGGGATGTCAGTTCCATTTTTTATTAAAAAATATTTGAGAATATATGATTCCTTTTCTATTATTATGGAGAAAATATTCATTAAATTCCTATTTTTATTTATAATAGGTATTTTTATTAATCTAATATATTATTTTAATCAAGGTATTAGAATAACAGGACCTCTACAATTAATAGCCATCAACTATGTAATAATTACATTTATTTATTTGGGACTTGTAAGGTTAAAAATTAAAAATAATAATTTAGGCTTACTCATGGTATTTATGGCATTAATATGGTCTATGATATTTACAATAATAGCTTATATAAATGGTTTTAATATTAGCAATAACACATTTGTAACAGTTGACAGAAGATTATTGTCAATGTTTATGACAACGAGCGGAATAAATCCAGAAGGTATATTAGCTTCTTTTTCTTCTCTTTCCTTATCTATGTTAGGTGTATCTATTGGTTGTATATTCAACAAAAAACATGTAAGTGACAAAAAATATATAAAATATATTAGAAATTCAAGTATAAAAAGAAATGGATTTAATAGAAGTAGCCTATGGCACGATATTAAAAGTTGGTTAAATCCAAGATCAATAAAGGCAATTTTAAGTAACTATTATAGGATAAATGATCAGGTAAAAAAACTTGTTGATTTGCTTATATTAACAATTTTATTTTTGTTATTTTCAAACATTATTTCTATATGGATTCCTGTAAATAGAAATGTATTTTCTATAAGTTTCATTACAAGAATAGGTTCATATATGTATTTTATTATGATGGTATTATATGCTTTATTTGATATAGCAAAATATAGAAGAATAGGTAGATTAATTAGAAGAATAGGAATGAACTCTATTCTTGTGACTGTATTATCTATAATATTATACAAGTTGATTAATTTAATCCATATAAAATCTATTTATACGGATACATGGCTACCTCTTAATAATTGGATATGTACGGATTTTATAGTGCCTATATCAGGTTTATATAATGCATCATTTTTATATTCGATAATTGCGACTTTAGTTTGTGTAGGCATCTCATGGATCCTTATTTATAAGGACATAAAAATAAATCTATAGGGGGAATTATGGAAAAATTTGATAAAAAAAGACTTGGTTCGCTTTTAAATAAAAGCCTAATAATTTTTATAGCATTTTTAATAATGATATCCCTATTTAAATTATTCTTATATCATAATAGCCAAAAGAATTTAATATCGCAGTTTAAGAATACGCATATTAGAGAGAACCTAGTAATTAATAATAAAAAAGTAAAATTGAATAAACCTTATAAGATAAAGGGAGAGACTGTTTATGTTCCAATTATAGAATTATGTGAGAATTTCGGAGCAGATACGTCATATACTTTTAAGCCATATGGTGGAATAGATTTAAAATACAAAAAAAGTATATATCATCTAAAGAGAGGATCAAATATTGTAGAATATTCTAATAGAGCTAATAAAGTTACAATTGATGGACCAGTAGTTTATATGGAAGATACCTTATATATGCCAATAGATTTTATATATAAAGTATTAGATGTCAATGTAGAAAAAGCTAGCAATGGTACTGTGTATATGAATAACTATCCGTATAAGTTTAACTATGATTGGATAAAACAAAATAAATTTATTGCTCATGCTCTTGGTGGTGTAGATGGATTTAAATACACTAATACAAAAGAGGCGATGGAAAGTTCATATAACAAGGGAATAAGAGTCTTAGAGGGAGATTTGACAATGACATCTGATGGTAAGCTAGTACTATGTCATTCATTTTCTAAAGAATATTTAAAAGCATATAAGCTTCCTGAGAATTGGTCTAGTGAAAAGCCTACACAGAAAAAATTCTTATCTGAAAAAATAAAAGGTAAGTATACTACATTGAGTTTTGAAGATATAGCTAATTATATGAAAGAACATAAAGATGTATATTTTGTAGTAGATTTAAAGGATAATTCTACATCAAATGTCAATAAAAGTTATAAAGAATTATTAAGAGTGGGAAAAAATGTTGATACTGAAATTTTGAAAAGAATTATACCACAAATAAATAATTCTCATATGTATAAACCTATAATGAATATTTATAACTTTAAATCAATGATTTATACTATTTATGATAAAAATGAAAAAGAAATAAGCAAAGCTATAGATTTTTCTTTTGAACATGGTATAAAGATTCTATCAATAAATAATGCTAATATTTCTAAAGATTTACAAGATAAGATTAATAATACAGGAATGGGAATATATATGTTCAACTATAACAATGAACAAGAAATATCTAATTTCAAATATCCATTTATTAGAGGTGTATATACAGATTTCTTACCAACACAAAAAATTAATAGGGATAAAGAAGGTAATATAATGAAAGAGGTAGATAATAAAAAAAATACAACCCCATCTAATGATACAGCAAATAATAATGCCAACATACAAGAAATTGAAGGAATAAATTAGATATAGTTTATATAATAAATTTAAATAAAGTAAAATAAAAAAGATGATAAACATAAATTGGTTTATCGTCTTTTTTATATGACTATAATTTATAAGAGAGTATCTTAATAAAAAGTAAAAAAATAGTTACAAATAAAATTTTATATACAATAAATTTATTACAAATTGTAACTAAATATGATATAATTATACAGGTAAAGAAAGGTAGGTTAAAAATGAAAAAATGCAACATAAAATTAAAAAGTTTAATTATTTCTTTATTGATTTCTACTAGTATGTTATCTACATCTTTTGCACAAGACAATAAAGCTGTTAATGATGTTACAATAGATGCAAAACAAGTGGAAAACTTAGTGATAAATGATAACTCTGGTCAAGTGAATGTAGAGCTTGGTGTAGGTAAAGTAAATACTAGTTCAAATACACAGAATTCAAAAGATTTAGTTATAGATAAATCAAATATTGATTTAAATAACCAAGATAATAACTTAAATAGCGTAAATGATATAAAAACTAGCAATCTTAAAGTAAATGATATGACGAGTAATTATAGTCAAAAGACAGCATATTTATCTCAAAAAATATATGGGATGGATAGATATGAAACTGCTGCAAAGGTGAGTAAGCAAGGTTGGCCAAATGGCTCATCAACAGTTGTAATAGTAAATGGAAATAATACAATAAATGGTCTATTAGCAACACCTTTGGCATCAACTTTCAATTCACCTATATTATTGAGTAACAATAATGGTATTAGTTCGTATACAATGACAGAATTAAAAAGATTAAAACCAAGTAAGATATATTTGATTGGTAATATATCTAGTATACCTCAAACAGTAGCAGATTCAATAAAATCTATTACTGGTGCAAGCATAAATAGGATATCTGCTGGTGGGTCAAGTGAATTATCAGCTACAGTTGCTGAAATTATAAGAAAAAATCATAGTGTAAGTACATCTTATGTAGTGAGTGAATATAATGGCATGGCTGATGCTTTATCTATAGCATCAAAAGCTGGTGAAACAAAAAATCCTATATTAATAACTGATAATATTTTTATAAGTGATAAGGCATTGCAATTTGCTAGAAGCATGCAAAATGTTTATTATATTGGTGGAGAAAGTTCTATGTCAAACTCAATAATAGATAAAATTTCTCCATATGTAAATAATGGTTCTAGATTAAATCGTATATTCGGTGTAGATAGACATGCTACAAATGTTAAGGTAATAGATAAATTTTATCCTAATGTTAAGATGGATAAAGTAGTTGTTACAAGATCAGATAATGCTGGTTTAATTGATACAGTATCTGCAGGACCATATGCATCTTTGATCAAAGCACCTATATTAATAACAAATTCTAGTTATATCAGTAAATATACTAAAGACTTAATAAATGTCAGAACTGCAAATATTGTTTACCAAATAGGTGGTGGAATCAGTGCTTCAATTATTGAGACAATAGTAAACAGGCTTTCAATATTGAACTATAAGAGCCCTGTAGATGGAAAAGTAATAGTTATAGATCCAGGACATGGAGGTAAAGATTCGGGTGCATCTGGTTTGGATGGTCAAGAAGAAAAAGATTGGAATTTAGTAACAGCATTATCATGTGCGCAGTATTTACGTGATGCAGGTGCTGATGTAGTACTGACTAGAACAAATGATTATTATCCAAGTCTTCAAGAAAGAGCAGATATAAGTAATACAAATCCGACAGTATTATTCTGTTCTATACATTATAATTCTGCAGAATCATCTTATGCAAATGGAGTAGAAGTATATAAGGGTGAAGGTAATTTAGCATCAAGAGCTGCAACAAATGTTTTAAATAACATACTAGGGGCATTTGATTTATCTCAAAGGGCAGAAGGAGTCAAGGAAAACCCAGGTTATTATGTAATAAACAATACAACTGCACCTGCTATTTTAGTTGAAGGGGGATTTATGTCAAATAGACATGATGTAGACATACTAAAATATGAAAGTGCCCAAAAAACGATGGGAATTCAGATTGCAAAGGGTATAATAGAAACTTTTAGATAAGTTAATAAGTAATCATTTTAAATAATAAAAATAGAGGGACATTAATGTCCCTCTATTTTTATTATTTAAAATCTGATAAATTAATTTAATTTTATAAGTATATTTGGTATAATAAATAGTAATGATTAAAAATTAGGAGTTAAAAATGAAGAAAATATTTAAATATATATTAATGTTTTTAGCATTGGTAATTATATATAAAGGAAGTGGAATGATATTAAATAAAATGTATCTAAAAAATTATAATCGTGTTCAATATACAGGAGATACTAGATATGACACATTATATAGCACCATTTTAAAAAAATATAAGAAAAGTGATGAAGCTTTGCTGATTAATGTTTCATATATAGATGATGCTGTAAGTTTTTCTAACTATGCCTATCAAAAAAATATACCAATAATCTATTCAGATAAAACGGAATTAGACGAAAAAACAGAAAAAATTATCAAGAAACTAGGTGTGAAAAAGATTACTATTATTGGCAGTGACTCAAGTATATCAAACTCAGTGGAAAGAAACTTAAATATTAATGATATAAAAACGGAAAGAATAATTTATAAATCAGGGGTAGAAATGTCTAAAAAGGCATTTGAACTCACAAATAAATATAAAAGGATAAATGGAATAGCAATTGTAAGTAGATCTAATTTTGATTTACCAAATGCTATATCATTTGCTCCATATGCATTGAATAAAAATATAGCTATAGTTACGACTGATCAAACATTAGAAGATATTATTAATATAAAGAAAATAATAGAAGAAAATAAAATAGAAAATATTTATTATATATCAAATAACAAAGGTATTAATGAAAATTTAATCTCTAGTTTAGGTAAGGGTGTTATTATTAATGGAAAAGATAGATTTGAAGTAAATAAAAATATAATTAATAAATTTTATGCAAATAAATCTGAACAGATATATGTATCGCAAGCTGGTAAGATTATGCATAGGAGATATTTGGACTATGGACAACTAACAAATGCCATGAGTGCATTGCCATTGGCAGCAGAATCTAATTCTCCGATTTTATTTTTAGAAAAAGAAATTCCCAATAAAGATGAAATTAATATAATTAGTAGGGGTAAGTATAAGACTATAAATGAAATGGGTTTTAAAATAAAAAGAAGAAAAATATTTGACATTGAGCGTTTTGCAAAGCCAACTACTATATTATTGGTCATAATTTCAATGTTTGTAATATATAGAACACTTTCTAAAAAAGACCATAACTTGTAAATATATGTATTATTTAGTATAATATTGTAGTTAAATATAAAGAAATATAATATGAGGAGGAATATATGTCCTTGAATAAATATAAGGGGAATGACAATATTTTGAGATCTTATATCGATAAAATAAATTATTCCCAAATAAATAAAGGCAAAATTTTTGATGCATATCAAAGGGTATTTGATATAGTACTATCACTAATTGCCTTAATACCATCACTGCCAATACTAGCAATTTTTGCTTTACTGATTAAAATTGAGGATGGAGGTCCTGTTTTTTATAAACAGGAAAGATTAGGAAAAAATGGGCGTGAGTTTTTCGTATATAAACTTAGATCTATGAAAACTGATGCAGAAAAGTTTGGTGCACAATGGGCTGAAAAAGATGATCCTAGAGTTACGAAAATAGGAAAATTCATAAGAAATACTAGAATAGATGAAATACCACAATTGTGGAATATTTTTATAGGCGATATGGGGATTATTGGACCTAGACCAGAAAGACCAATTTTTGTAAAAGAATTTGAAGAGAAGTATGATGGATTTGTAAATAGATTGGCCATAAAGCCAGGCCTTACTGGTTGGGCTCAAGTAAATGGCGGATATGAAATGGATCCAAAAGAAAAATTAGAGCATGATATTTATTATATAAGAAATAGAAGTATATGGATGGATATAAAAATTGTATTTATGACTGTAGGAGTCATATTTACAGGAGAGGGCGCAAGATAGTATGGTAGCTTTTAATGAAAAAAACTATATAGATGGATTGGTATCTGTAATTATACCTGTATATAATTCAGAAAAGTTTTTAGAAGAAACCGTTGATTCCGTACTAAAGCAAACATATAATGAAATAGAAATTATTTGCATAGATGATAAATCAACTGATAATTCAGGAAAATTGATAGATAGCTTATCTAGTAAATATAAAAATATAATACCTATACATCTAGAGGAAAATTCCGGAGTTGCTACTGCTAGAAATGTGGGAATAGAGAACGCAAATGGAAGATATATAGCATTTTTAGACAGTGACGATAAATGGAAAGAAGAAAAAATAGAAAAACAAATAAATTTTATGAAAGAAAATGATTATGCATTTACTTTCACTACATATAGCTTTATAAATGAAAATAGTAAAATATTAAATAAAAAAGTTAAAGCAAAAAAGGAAGTTAGTTATAAACAAATGTTAGTACATAACAGAATATCATGTTTAACTGTAGTCATAGATAGATATAAGGTGGATAAAATCAATATGCCTAAAATAAGGCATGAAGATTATGCCACTTGGTTAAATATTATGAGAGATGGCACAAATGCTTATGGTTTAGATGAAGATTTAGCTCTTTACAGAAGTAGTGGCGATTCTCTATCTGGAAATAAATTGAAGGCTGCTAAATGGACTTGGAATATATTAAGAAATGTGGAGCATTTAAATATTGTAAGAGCCAGTGCTTATTTTACTGTTTACGCTTCTGTAAATGTAATCAAGCATTTCATAAAAAGATAGGTAAGGTGTAATATGAAATTTAGCTTATTACTTGGAACTTATGGATCAAGATTAGACGATCTTGATTTTTTGTTTGCAAGTTTAGATAGACAAACATATAAGAAATTTGAATTAATAGTAGGTTCACAGACTAATTTTGATAAAATAGAGAATTTATTAAAGAAACATAGTTTTTCATACAAACACGTACATGCTGGCGGAATAGGGTGCTCAAATAGCAGAAATGCAACCATGGATTTAGCTAGTGGTGATGTATATACCTTTACTGATGATGATTGTTGGTATAAAGATGATACTCTTGAAATTGTAAAGTCATATTTTGATAAATATGATCCAGATATAGCAAGTTTTCAGCATTACGATCCAAAATTAAAAAAATCAACGATTAATTATCCAGATAATCCTATTTTGGGTATTGGCAAGAGAAAATTATTAAAACAAGCTACATTAGATATGTGGTTTAATTCTAAGTCAATTGATCCACATAAAAATAAATTTGATGAGAGGTTTGGAATAGGAACTCAATATAATTCTGGAGAAGAAAATATTTTTATTATGGATGCCTATAATTTAGGATGTAAAAGAATTTACTATTTTCCCGTTATTACAGCATATCATCCATACAAGGCGGTCAATTATATAGATGAGAAATCATTTTTAGGTAAAGGGCCTCTATTCAAACGATTATTTGGTCCGTTTGCGGGTTTTTTTATCTTTATTCTTTTTTCTTTCAAAAAAAGAAAAGAACTTAAAGAAAATAATAATGGGAAATTTTTAAGTATATTTATAAAGGCATTAAAAGAGCACATAAAATTTAAGTTATAGATATGGAGTAGCTATGAATAAGTTAGAAAAATTTAATAGACTATCAAAGCAAGCTGTTGATATGCTTATTTATAATAGAAAATCTCATAAGTATAAAAACCTTGATAAATATAAGGATATGTGGCTTATATCAGAACGAGGCGTAGAAGCAAAAGACAATGGTTATGCTTTTTTTAAATACTTAAGAGAAAATCATCCGGAAATCAATGCTCATTATGTGATTGATTCTTCGTGTGTTGAGGATTACAAAAGAGTTAAGGTTTTGGGAAATATAATAGAATATGGGAGTCTAGAACATAAAATTGCATTTTTATTGTGTAAATATGCAATATCGAGTCATTCTGGTTACCTTGAACCTTGGAGTTATAAACTTTATAAATTGTTGATAGATAGAAAAAATGAGAAATTTTTTGTGTTTTTACAACATGGTATAATTTTAAGTGATCTTAGTGAGTATGTTAATGGAAAAATGTACATAGATCTTTTTATTACTACTACAAAAAGAGAATATAAATCTTTGATACAAGAGAATTATGGATTTAAAGATGGTGTAGTAGCAAGGACAGGGCTGGCAAGATATGATAATTTAAGCGATTTCAATTTGAAAAGACAAATACTATTAATGCCAACATGGAGAAAGAACATTATCAATCCTTCTTACACAAAAGTAGGTAACGATGATCAAAGTTTATTTGTTGAGTCGGCATATTTTAAGACACTCAATTCATTAATAAATAATAAAAGATTTATAGAATTATTAGAAGAAAATGATATTGAACTAATATTCTATCCGCATTTTGAAATGCAACCATATAAGGGGAATTTTAAGATAAATTCGAATAATATAATTATGGCTGACAAGGATGAGTATAGTGTACAAGAATTACTCAAATCTTCAATGATGATGATTACAGATTATTCTTCTGTAGCATTTGATTTTGCGTATATGAAA includes these proteins:
- the ybaK gene encoding Cys-tRNA(Pro) deacylase gives rise to the protein MSKKNIKTNAMRLLESENIDYNFYTYSVEKEHVDGVTAAKAIGKDPKSVFKTLVTQANSKEYYVFVIPVGENLDLKKAAKVSKEKKVEMIHVKDITKVTGYIRGGCSPLAMKKVYKTFIDKSAKDQDKIIVSAGKIGYQIELSAEKLIKILDASFEELTI
- a CDS encoding fumarate hydratase — translated: MRIINSLEIEEQVKKMCIDGCINLDESVINSFKENRDKEESEVAKNILGVLIDNAKIAKENQIPLCQDTGMAVFFVKMGQDIHIEGDTITDAINKGVSRAYVDGYLRKSVVSPIQRINTKDNTPAIIHYEMVKGNKLEIEYAAKGFGSENMSQMKMLKPSDGIEGIKEFILKVVKEAGPNPCPPIIVGVGIGGTVDKCAQISKKSLFREIGEHNENQFIKDLEIEMLEKVNEIGIGPQGLGGKTTALAVNIETFPTHIAGLPVVVNINCHSSRHKKVIL
- a CDS encoding Fe-S-containing hydro-lyase — its product is MINLRLPLSEEEVRKLKAGDIVSISGTLYTARDAAHKKMCQAIVDKKELPFDLDGKAIYYVGPSPTKPNSVIGSAGPTTSYRMDDLTIPLLKRGLRIMIGKGKRGQKVIDAMKEYGSAYLVAIGGAGAYISNSIKKCQIIAYDELGAEAVRKLEVENMILTVCIDSNGNNLYDISCK
- a CDS encoding NAD(P)-dependent malic enzyme, which translates into the protein MMNYGEKSLKMHEQNKGKVSIKSKVEVTNKEDLSIAYTPGVAEPCLQINKRKDDVYKYTCKGNMVAVVSDGSAVLGLGNIGPEAALPVMEGKAILFKEFAGVDAFPICLATQDVNEIINSVKMIEPVFGGINLEDISAPRCFEIEEKLKEELDIPVFHDDQHGTAIIVSAGIINAAKLAEKKLEDLEIVINGPGSAGIAICKMLLSLNVKNILLCDRKGILNLKSENLNKVQKEMLKYTNKNNESGTLADALKGKDVFIGVSKPKMLTGEMVKTMADKSIIFAMANPDPEILPEEAREAGAFIVGTGRSDFPNQVNNVLAFPGIFKGALECGARQINEEMKLAAAYAIANFVDNAKLNREYILPLAFEEGISKAVAEAVKKAAKDTNVCRW
- a CDS encoding CvfB family protein, with product MVNFGRANKLKVLREKEYGLFLDGQTGNTNDDIFLHKKNIISKDIKIGDEIEVFVYRDSQKRLVASEKMPLACEDEVAILRVCDNTDIGCFIDIGLERDVLVPFREKKYPVFIDQYYPFYVYIDKTGRLAATTDVEPHLSLDSNLQQGDICSGYVIGFQTNGTALICIEGAYLGIILKEEYYTRIKEGDKLENLRVIKIYEDGRVGLTTRSERRYEIDNLEKRIISYLEGNDGFMRFNDKSDPEELRIVFNTSKKNFKRTLGTMMKNKLIVQDEEGTRLI
- a CDS encoding stalk domain-containing protein, whose amino-acid sequence is MEKFDKKRLGSLLNKSLIIFIAFLIMISLFKLFLYHNSQKNLISQFKNTHIRENLVINNKKVKLNKPYKIKGETVYVPIIELCENFGADTSYTFKPYGGIDLKYKKSIYHLKRGSNIVEYSNRANKVTIDGPVVYMEDTLYMPIDFIYKVLDVNVEKASNGTVYMNNYPYKFNYDWIKQNKFIAHALGGVDGFKYTNTKEAMESSYNKGIRVLEGDLTMTSDGKLVLCHSFSKEYLKAYKLPENWSSEKPTQKKFLSEKIKGKYTTLSFEDIANYMKEHKDVYFVVDLKDNSTSNVNKSYKELLRVGKNVDTEILKRIIPQINNSHMYKPIMNIYNFKSMIYTIYDKNEKEISKAIDFSFEHGIKILSINNANISKDLQDKINNTGMGIYMFNYNNEQEISNFKYPFIRGVYTDFLPTQKINRDKEGNIMKEVDNKKNTTPSNDTANNNANIQEIEGIN